Proteins found in one Pseudomonas marvdashtae genomic segment:
- the xthA gene encoding exodeoxyribonuclease III, translating to MKIVSFNINGLRARPHQLAALIDKHQPDVIGLQETKVHDEQFPLADVQALGYHVHYHGQKGHYGVALLSRQAPLTLHKGFEGDDEDAQRRFIWGTFADANGVPVTIMNGYFPQGESRDHPTKFPAKERFYNDLQQLLETRFSNDQPLVVMGDVNISPEDCDIGIGPDNMKRWLKTGKCSFLPEEREWMARLKNWGLVDSFRHLNPDVTDRFSWFDYRSRGFEDEPKRGLRIDVILASQGLLPRVQDAGVDYELRGMEKPSDHAPIWLQLS from the coding sequence ATGAAGATCGTCTCCTTCAACATCAACGGCCTGCGCGCCCGCCCACATCAGCTGGCGGCACTGATCGACAAACACCAGCCGGACGTGATCGGGTTGCAGGAAACCAAAGTCCACGATGAACAGTTTCCCCTGGCCGACGTGCAGGCCCTCGGTTATCACGTGCACTACCACGGGCAAAAGGGCCATTACGGTGTTGCCCTGCTCTCGCGCCAGGCGCCGCTGACTTTGCACAAAGGCTTCGAAGGCGACGACGAAGACGCCCAGCGGCGGTTCATCTGGGGCACGTTCGCCGATGCCAACGGTGTGCCGGTGACCATCATGAACGGTTATTTCCCACAAGGTGAAAGCCGCGACCACCCCACCAAATTCCCGGCCAAGGAGCGTTTCTACAACGATCTGCAGCAACTGCTGGAAACGCGCTTCAGCAACGACCAGCCGCTGGTGGTAATGGGCGACGTGAACATTTCCCCGGAAGACTGTGACATCGGCATCGGCCCGGACAACATGAAGCGCTGGTTGAAGACCGGCAAATGCAGCTTCCTGCCTGAAGAGCGCGAATGGATGGCCCGCCTGAAGAACTGGGGCCTGGTGGACAGTTTTCGCCACCTGAATCCGGACGTCACCGACCGCTTCAGCTGGTTCGATTATCGCAGCCGCGGCTTCGAGGACGAGCCCAAGCGCGGCCTGCGCATCGACGTGATCCTGGCATCCCAGGGCCTGCTGCCACGGGTCCAGGATGCTGGCGTGGACTACGAACTGCGGGGCATGGAAAAACCCTCGGACCATGCGCCGATCTGGTTGCAGTTGAGCTGA
- a CDS encoding GNAT family N-acetyltransferase, with protein sequence MPDTAIADIHMLDSGYSREARSLLYQAYRHEPTFSYLFESERPGYEQRVRATVRELVKQHFLQDLPAIGLLVNDRLVGIALIAPPQRRLGITESWAWRLRMVLSTGFRCTRRYLEYHAAVLACLPSDSVHVLPLLGVHPQFQGKHYGEQLLEAVHNWCAVDEHSQGVVLDTGNPRYLEFYKRQGYEEIGEVAVGPIREHVFFHANPQVLQSATA encoded by the coding sequence ATGCCTGACACCGCCATCGCTGATATTCACATGCTCGACAGCGGCTATTCCCGCGAAGCGCGTTCCTTGCTGTACCAGGCCTATCGCCATGAGCCAACCTTCAGCTACCTGTTCGAGTCCGAACGCCCCGGTTACGAACAGCGGGTAAGGGCGACCGTGCGTGAGCTGGTCAAGCAGCATTTCCTCCAGGATCTGCCGGCGATCGGCCTGTTGGTGAACGACCGCCTGGTCGGCATCGCGTTGATTGCCCCGCCGCAGCGGCGCCTGGGCATTACCGAAAGTTGGGCCTGGCGCCTGCGCATGGTCTTGAGCACGGGGTTTCGCTGCACTCGGCGTTACCTGGAATATCACGCGGCGGTGCTGGCCTGCCTGCCGTCGGACTCGGTTCATGTCTTGCCGCTGCTGGGGGTTCATCCGCAGTTCCAAGGCAAACACTACGGCGAGCAGTTGCTTGAGGCGGTTCATAACTGGTGCGCGGTGGACGAGCATTCCCAAGGCGTGGTGCTGGACACCGGCAACCCCCGTTACCTGGAATTTTATAAACGCCAGGGTTATGAAGAAATCGGCGAAGTGGCGGTAGGACCGATCCGAGAGCATGTGTTCTTTCATGCCAACCCGCAGGTTCTGCAGAGCGCGACGGCTTAA
- a CDS encoding autotransporter assembly complex protein TamA translates to MNFPGRMTSGALLLSLSCAALAQSELDVRVKPSNDALKANIEGYIGGLGDRDEDALLRFSRGAEEQARKAAQALGYYQPQIDSEVQVGKAPRLILTIDPGEPVHLRNVTIRIDGPAASLKAFRVPDNAGLKSGAVLNHGRYEDAKRTIQNQASRYGFFSGRFVSQALRVDPQAGIADIELIYDSGPRYALGPVSFEGDTPFDEDLLRRMVPFKAGAPYDSELIAELNQALQSSGYFEGVRVDAAPTAATDNVIPVAVKLETRKPRTMGLGLGFSTDVGPRAKANWTRHWVNPQGHSYGWEAEVSAPRQNIGLWYDVPLDPPLTDKLRYAGGYQYEELSGTDTLSKLLTVGPEWHSKLPSGWQRVVSLKWQREEYRLGDDSGLSTLLMPGVSYSYLRSDNRIDPHHGYRLQFDTKVAKEGLGSDNNLLYGTAMVKGLTTVFDKHRLLARAQIGGSATNGYKSIPPSLRFFAGGDQSVRGYDYQSLSPENSEGDRVGGRYMVAGSLEYQYSVAEKWRVATFVDQGNSFNSLDLPSLKTGVGVGVRWVSPVGPIRLDLAHALDDDGGIRLHFSMGPEL, encoded by the coding sequence ATGAATTTCCCAGGACGAATGACCAGTGGCGCGCTCTTGCTGTCCCTCAGCTGCGCGGCGCTGGCCCAAAGTGAATTGGACGTACGGGTCAAACCGTCCAATGACGCACTCAAGGCCAACATAGAAGGTTATATCGGTGGCCTGGGCGATCGTGACGAAGATGCATTACTGCGCTTCAGTCGCGGCGCCGAGGAGCAGGCGCGCAAAGCGGCCCAGGCGCTGGGCTACTACCAACCGCAAATCGACAGCGAGGTGCAGGTTGGCAAGGCCCCGCGCCTGATCCTCACCATCGACCCCGGCGAGCCGGTGCATCTGCGCAACGTCACGATCCGCATTGATGGCCCGGCGGCGTCCCTCAAGGCTTTTCGCGTGCCTGACAACGCGGGCCTCAAGTCGGGCGCGGTGCTCAATCACGGCCGCTATGAAGACGCCAAGCGGACGATCCAGAACCAGGCTTCGCGGTATGGTTTTTTCAGTGGGCGATTCGTCAGCCAGGCATTGCGCGTGGACCCGCAAGCCGGCATCGCCGATATCGAACTGATCTATGACAGCGGCCCGCGTTATGCCCTCGGCCCGGTCAGCTTCGAGGGCGACACGCCGTTCGACGAAGACCTGCTGCGGCGCATGGTGCCGTTCAAGGCCGGCGCGCCGTACGATTCCGAACTCATTGCCGAACTCAACCAGGCGCTGCAATCGAGCGGTTATTTCGAGGGCGTCCGCGTGGACGCGGCGCCCACCGCCGCCACCGACAATGTGATCCCGGTGGCGGTCAAGCTCGAGACTCGCAAGCCTCGGACCATGGGGCTCGGCCTGGGTTTTTCCACCGACGTCGGCCCTCGGGCCAAGGCCAACTGGACGCGGCACTGGGTCAATCCCCAGGGCCACAGCTACGGCTGGGAAGCGGAAGTGTCGGCGCCCCGGCAGAATATCGGCCTGTGGTATGACGTGCCGCTGGACCCGCCGCTGACCGACAAGTTGCGCTACGCCGGCGGCTATCAATATGAAGAATTGTCCGGCACCGACACCCTCAGCAAATTACTGACCGTGGGGCCGGAATGGCACAGCAAGTTGCCCAGCGGTTGGCAGCGGGTGGTGTCGCTCAAGTGGCAGCGCGAGGAATATCGCCTTGGCGACGATTCGGGCCTGAGCACGCTGCTGATGCCAGGCGTCAGCTATTCGTACCTGCGCAGTGATAACCGCATCGACCCCCATCACGGCTACCGCCTGCAGTTCGACACCAAGGTCGCCAAGGAAGGGCTGGGCTCGGACAATAATCTTTTGTATGGCACCGCCATGGTCAAGGGCCTGACCACCGTGTTCGACAAGCACCGCCTGCTGGCGCGGGCCCAGATCGGCGGCAGCGCCACCAATGGCTACAAGTCCATTCCGCCGTCGCTGCGCTTTTTCGCCGGTGGCGATCAGAGCGTGCGGGGCTACGACTACCAGAGCCTGTCGCCGGAAAACTCCGAGGGTGATCGCGTCGGTGGTCGCTACATGGTGGCGGGCAGCCTCGAGTATCAGTATTCAGTTGCGGAAAAATGGCGGGTGGCAACGTTTGTCGACCAGGGCAACTCTTTTAACAGTCTCGATCTGCCCAGCCTCAAGACCGGCGTGGGCGTCGGTGTACGCTGGGTGTCACCGGTCGGCCCGATCCGCCTCGACCTGGCCCATGCGCTGGACGACGACGGCGGCATTCGATTGCACTTTTCCATGGGGCCTGAGCTGTGA
- a CDS encoding translocation/assembly module TamB domain-containing protein, with protein MKRGLKVTLLALAGLLAAVVLVLGILLGTAFGSRWAIGLVPGLTVENFQGRLGGQWSADHVLWQQDASRVELDRPVLAWSPLCLLRMTLCIEQLKAERIALQLPASADEPSAGPISLPDLDLPLAIELGDVQIGSVTFNGSEQLKGLKLAAHWTAEGLQIDSLQLQRDELSLNLSGLLQPRGDWPLSAAGRLTLPAPGATPWSLELKVSGDLLKTLDLSADSLGYLQGHLAGELQPLADNLPAKVRITADGFKASAELPDTLVLNQLELTGEGNLKDGYQLLGKATLPAEKGPVVLVLQGKVDANGAQIAGLDLDAGEQQSVKLSGQLDWHEGLSADAKVAWLDFPWHRLYPLIDEPQVTLRRFNGEVSYTDGQYLGNFQAALDGPAGAFNLSSPFSGNLAQIHLPQLKLDAGQGKAEGHLNLQFADGIAWDTALQLSSLNPAYWLAELPGTLAGPLRSQGSIKDDALSLDANLDLKGKLRGQPALFQATAAGAGEQWNLSALDIRLGDNRINGSANLQQKLTGQIDIKLSRLAQLWPRLRGQVMGRLDLAGTLKAPQGKLGVQGTQLGFQDNHLQNLRVDATLDNTQRGKVDLKASGIRAGETSLGALTVSGQGDIKQQRLNLDLQGPQLETTLALDGALDQGNWRGRLSNGDIQAGGQAWRLQAPAKLERLANGTLNFGAHCWRSGQASLCGEDQRLMPEPKLRYHLKQFPIESLAQWMPKDFAWQGRLNADLQLDLPASGPNGRVLVDASGGTLRIRDKEQWLDFPYQTLTLNSRLTPTRIDTDLVFAGARLGELTLQARINPLPANKPLSGSFRLSGLDLSVARPFVPMVETLAGHLNGSGTLSGGLLAPQVNGSLLLSDGEVSGPELPISLEALQLRAMIAGETIRLDGGWKSGKNGQGSLTGTIGWGEALSMDLALKGSQLPVTVEPYAVLDVAPDLNVTMQGERLSIAGKVLVPKGDITIRELPPSTVKVSDDTIIVGRQTEEGKAPIAMAMDIDVIVGQEKLAFSGFGLTANVQGQVHIGDNLDTRGELWLNDGRYRAYGQRLTVRRARLLFAGPIDQPYLDIEAVRQTDDVIAGIRLSGSAEQPTTQIFSEPAMNQEQALSYLVLGRPLSTTGEDNNMLAQAALGLGLMGSSGVTTSLANNLGIEDFQLDTQGSGNETSVVASGNLSEKLSLRYGVGVFEPANTIALRYKLSKKVYLEAASGVASSLDIFYKRDF; from the coding sequence GTGAAGCGCGGTTTGAAGGTAACGCTGCTGGCACTCGCCGGGTTGCTGGCGGCGGTCGTACTGGTCCTGGGCATCCTGCTCGGCACGGCGTTCGGCAGTCGTTGGGCTATCGGCCTGGTACCCGGGCTGACAGTGGAGAATTTCCAGGGGCGACTGGGCGGGCAGTGGAGCGCCGACCATGTGCTGTGGCAGCAGGACGCCAGCCGGGTAGAGCTGGATCGGCCGGTTTTGGCCTGGTCGCCGTTGTGCCTGCTGCGCATGACGTTGTGTATCGAACAACTCAAGGCCGAGCGGATCGCCCTGCAATTGCCGGCCTCCGCCGATGAACCGAGCGCAGGTCCGATCAGCTTGCCGGATCTGGACTTGCCGTTGGCGATCGAACTGGGTGACGTGCAGATTGGCAGTGTGACGTTCAACGGCAGCGAACAGCTCAAGGGCCTGAAACTGGCGGCTCATTGGACCGCCGAGGGTTTGCAGATCGATTCGCTGCAATTGCAGCGCGACGAACTGAGCCTGAATCTGTCCGGCCTGTTGCAGCCGCGTGGCGATTGGCCGTTGAGCGCTGCTGGCCGGTTGACCTTGCCGGCACCGGGCGCGACGCCGTGGTCGCTGGAGCTGAAAGTCAGTGGCGATCTGCTCAAGACCCTCGACCTCAGCGCCGACAGCCTTGGCTATCTGCAAGGCCATCTGGCCGGCGAGCTGCAACCACTGGCGGACAACCTGCCGGCGAAGGTGCGCATCACCGCCGACGGGTTCAAGGCCAGCGCCGAGCTGCCGGACACGCTGGTGCTCAATCAGCTGGAGCTGACCGGCGAAGGCAATCTGAAAGACGGCTACCAACTCCTCGGCAAGGCGACCCTGCCTGCCGAAAAAGGGCCCGTGGTGTTGGTGCTCCAAGGCAAGGTGGACGCCAACGGTGCACAAATCGCCGGCTTGGATCTAGATGCTGGCGAGCAGCAAAGCGTCAAGCTCTCCGGGCAATTGGATTGGCACGAAGGCCTGAGTGCCGATGCGAAAGTCGCCTGGCTGGATTTCCCCTGGCATCGCCTCTATCCGCTGATCGACGAGCCGCAAGTCACGTTGCGTCGTTTCAACGGCGAAGTTTCCTACACCGACGGCCAGTACTTGGGCAATTTCCAGGCAGCGCTGGACGGGCCCGCCGGGGCGTTCAACCTGAGCAGTCCATTCAGCGGCAACCTGGCGCAAATCCATTTGCCGCAGCTCAAGCTCGACGCGGGGCAGGGCAAAGCCGAAGGGCATCTGAACCTGCAGTTTGCCGACGGCATCGCGTGGGACACCGCGTTGCAATTGTCATCCCTCAATCCGGCGTATTGGCTCGCGGAGCTGCCTGGCACCTTGGCCGGACCTCTACGCAGCCAGGGCTCAATCAAAGACGATGCCCTCAGCTTGGACGCCAACCTGGACCTGAAGGGAAAACTGCGCGGCCAACCGGCGCTGTTCCAGGCCACCGCGGCAGGGGCAGGCGAGCAATGGAACCTCAGCGCGCTGGATATCCGCCTGGGCGATAACCGCATCAACGGCAGCGCCAACCTGCAACAGAAACTGACCGGCCAGATCGATATCAAACTCTCGCGGCTGGCCCAACTCTGGCCGCGATTGCGCGGGCAGGTCATGGGGCGTCTCGACTTGGCGGGGACACTCAAGGCCCCTCAAGGCAAGCTCGGCGTACAAGGCACCCAGCTGGGATTCCAGGACAATCATCTGCAAAACCTGAGGGTAGACGCGACGCTCGACAACACCCAACGGGGCAAAGTCGATCTCAAGGCCAGCGGCATCCGGGCCGGTGAAACGTCGCTGGGTGCCTTGACGGTCAGCGGACAAGGCGACATCAAACAGCAAAGACTCAACCTGGATCTACAAGGGCCGCAGCTTGAAACCACCTTGGCCCTGGATGGCGCGCTCGACCAAGGCAACTGGCGTGGACGCCTGTCCAATGGCGACATACAGGCGGGCGGCCAAGCCTGGCGCTTGCAGGCTCCGGCCAAGCTGGAACGTTTGGCCAACGGTACGCTGAACTTCGGCGCCCATTGCTGGCGTTCCGGCCAGGCCAGCTTGTGTGGCGAAGACCAGCGGCTGATGCCGGAGCCGAAGCTGCGCTATCACCTCAAGCAGTTCCCGATTGAAAGCCTGGCCCAGTGGATGCCCAAGGACTTTGCCTGGCAAGGGAGGCTCAACGCCGATCTGCAACTGGACTTGCCGGCCAGCGGCCCGAACGGCCGTGTGCTGGTGGATGCCAGCGGCGGTACCTTACGGATTCGAGACAAAGAGCAGTGGCTGGATTTCCCGTACCAGACCCTGACGCTGAACAGCCGCCTGACACCCACGCGCATCGATACGGACCTGGTTTTTGCCGGGGCGAGGCTCGGCGAATTGACGCTCCAGGCGCGGATCAACCCGTTGCCGGCCAATAAACCCTTGAGCGGTTCGTTTCGACTCAGTGGCCTGGATCTGTCGGTCGCCCGGCCATTCGTGCCGATGGTGGAAACCCTGGCCGGTCACCTGAACGGCAGCGGCACCTTATCCGGCGGATTGCTCGCGCCGCAGGTCAACGGCAGTTTGCTGCTCAGCGACGGCGAAGTGTCCGGCCCGGAACTGCCGATCAGCCTCGAAGCCCTGCAACTGCGCGCAATGATCGCCGGCGAAACGATCAGGCTCGACGGCGGCTGGAAAAGTGGCAAGAACGGGCAGGGCAGCTTGACGGGCACCATTGGCTGGGGCGAGGCCTTGTCCATGGACCTTGCCCTCAAGGGCTCGCAACTGCCGGTCACGGTGGAACCCTACGCGGTGCTCGATGTGGCGCCGGACCTGAATGTCACGATGCAGGGCGAGCGACTTTCGATTGCCGGCAAGGTCCTGGTGCCCAAGGGCGACATCACCATTCGCGAATTGCCGCCATCCACCGTCAAGGTTTCGGATGACACGATCATCGTCGGCCGCCAGACCGAAGAGGGCAAGGCACCGATCGCCATGGCGATGGACATCGACGTGATCGTCGGCCAGGAAAAGCTCGCCTTCTCGGGCTTCGGCCTGACAGCCAACGTGCAGGGCCAGGTGCACATCGGTGACAACCTGGACACTCGCGGCGAACTCTGGCTCAACGACGGTCGCTATCGAGCCTATGGGCAACGGTTGACGGTGCGCCGGGCGCGCTTGTTGTTCGCCGGGCCCATCGACCAGCCCTACCTCGACATTGAGGCGGTTCGCCAGACCGATGACGTGATTGCCGGCATTCGCTTGAGCGGCAGCGCCGAGCAACCGACCACGCAGATCTTCTCGGAGCCGGCCATGAACCAGGAGCAAGCGTTGTCCTATCTGGTACTGGGCCGACCCTTGAGCACCACGGGCGAGGACAACAACATGCTTGCCCAGGCGGCCTTGGGCCTGGGCTTGATGGGCAGCTCCGGCGTGACCACCAGCCTGGCGAACAACCTTGGGATCGAGGATTTCCAACTCGACACCCAGGGCAGCGGCAACGAAACCAGCGTGGTCGCCAGCGGCAACCTGTCGGAAAAACTCAGCCTGCGCTACGGCGTCGGGGTGTTTGAACCTGCCAATACCATTGCCCTGCGCTACAAGCTGAGCAAGAAGGTCTACCTCGAAGCCGCCAGCGGCGTCGCCAGTTCGCTGGATATCTTCTACAAACGCGATTTCTAA
- a CDS encoding MarR family winged helix-turn-helix transcriptional regulator: MKHFTPDEFHNCHLGMLLGRAALLKDRIIDTHMEPVGITAAQFKVLIIMAQHGIDTPVELCRYLSLDSGSMTRMLDRLEQKGFLVRQRSAEDRRQVRLVLTDAGQALADRLPFIGADAMNQLACAISREELQTLEDILKKILLAAGDPITVLRLGEK; this comes from the coding sequence ATGAAGCATTTCACCCCGGACGAATTCCACAATTGCCATCTCGGCATGCTCCTCGGTCGCGCCGCGTTGCTCAAGGACCGGATCATCGACACCCACATGGAGCCCGTCGGCATCACCGCCGCGCAGTTCAAGGTGCTGATCATCATGGCCCAGCACGGCATCGATACGCCGGTCGAGCTGTGCCGATACCTGTCGCTGGACAGTGGCTCGATGACCCGGATGCTCGATCGCCTGGAGCAGAAGGGCTTTCTGGTTCGGCAGCGCTCGGCAGAGGATCGTCGCCAAGTCCGGCTGGTGTTGACCGACGCCGGCCAGGCCCTCGCCGATCGCCTGCCGTTTATCGGTGCCGACGCCATGAATCAATTGGCGTGCGCCATCAGCCGCGAGGAGCTGCAAACCCTCGAAGACATCCTCAAGAAAATACTGCTCGCCGCCGGTGATCCCATCACCGTCCTGCGATTGGGGGAAAAATGA
- a CDS encoding efflux transporter outer membrane subunit, translated as MKRQTLRARLGLVLLAMSLAGCASYSGLETEGVSLEAKSLQAGQSLTGVTLSPASWPKSDWWKSLGDPQLDGLIREALRDSPDMQIASARAHQASAAAYAANAARMPTLDASGSVSRSRLARDQDPQGRGGAYSTLRSLSVDFNYNFDLWGGQRAAWEAALGQARAAEIDRQAAQLTLAADVARAYSDLGQAHIIYDLANEDLKRTRQMLDLGKRRLSAGIDSEYQFQQTESLEASADATLIDAEKRLQSAKIALAVLLGKGPDRGNEIARPNVLQASAVALPSNLPAELLGRRPDLVAARWRVEAASKNIEAGKTNFYPNLNLSAAAGVQSLLGDAMFGSASRFFNVAPTVSLPIFDGGRLRADLDARDADYDLAVAQYNKSLVSALGDVSDTINQLRDIGRQIGAQQHAVDIAQNSYDTVVQRYGSGIGNYLDVLSIEQQLLQAQRQLATLNAEQIDLSIQLMQALGGGFETQTVASATPATTAPTH; from the coding sequence ATGAAACGTCAAACCTTGCGTGCCCGCTTGGGCCTGGTGCTGCTGGCCATGAGCCTCGCCGGGTGCGCCAGCTACAGCGGCCTGGAAACCGAAGGGGTGAGCCTGGAGGCCAAGAGCCTCCAGGCTGGTCAATCGCTGACGGGCGTCACCTTGTCGCCGGCCTCGTGGCCAAAAAGCGATTGGTGGAAAAGCCTCGGCGACCCGCAACTCGACGGCCTGATCCGTGAAGCCCTGCGCGACAGCCCGGACATGCAAATCGCCAGCGCCCGGGCCCACCAGGCCAGCGCCGCTGCCTATGCCGCCAACGCCGCGCGCATGCCGACCCTGGATGCCAGCGGCAGTGTCAGCCGTTCGCGCCTGGCCCGTGACCAAGACCCGCAAGGGCGGGGCGGGGCCTACAGCACGCTGCGTTCGCTGAGCGTGGATTTCAACTACAACTTCGACCTCTGGGGCGGCCAGCGGGCTGCCTGGGAAGCTGCCCTCGGCCAGGCCCGCGCCGCCGAAATCGACCGCCAGGCCGCGCAACTGACCCTGGCCGCCGACGTGGCCCGTGCCTACAGCGACTTGGGGCAGGCCCACATCATTTATGACTTGGCCAACGAAGACCTCAAGCGCACGCGGCAGATGCTCGACCTGGGCAAGCGTCGTCTGAGCGCCGGGATCGACAGCGAATATCAATTCCAGCAGACCGAAAGCCTGGAGGCGAGTGCCGATGCAACCCTGATCGACGCGGAAAAACGCCTGCAAAGCGCGAAAATCGCCTTGGCCGTATTGTTGGGCAAGGGGCCTGATCGTGGCAACGAAATCGCCCGGCCCAACGTCCTCCAAGCCAGTGCGGTGGCCTTGCCGTCGAACCTGCCGGCCGAGTTGCTGGGCCGCCGTCCGGACCTGGTCGCGGCGCGCTGGCGGGTCGAGGCGGCGAGCAAGAATATCGAGGCCGGCAAGACCAACTTCTACCCCAACCTCAACCTGAGCGCGGCGGCGGGTGTGCAATCGTTGCTGGGCGACGCGATGTTTGGCTCGGCCAGCCGTTTCTTCAACGTAGCGCCGACCGTGTCGCTGCCGATTTTCGACGGCGGTCGCTTGCGGGCGGACCTCGATGCCCGGGACGCCGATTACGACTTGGCGGTGGCGCAATACAACAAGAGCTTGGTGTCGGCTCTCGGCGATGTCAGCGACACCATCAACCAGTTGCGCGATATCGGGCGACAGATCGGTGCCCAGCAACATGCCGTCGATATCGCCCAGAACTCTTACGACACCGTGGTCCAGCGCTACGGCTCAGGCATCGGCAATTACCTGGACGTGTTGAGCATCGAGCAGCAATTGCTCCAGGCCCAGCGCCAACTGGCGACCCTCAATGCCGAGCAGATCGATTTGTCGATCCAACTGATGCAGGCCCTGGGCGGTGGTTTCGAGACCCAAACCGTGGCCTCGGCCACACCGGCCACCACCGCGCCGACCCACTGA
- a CDS encoding efflux RND transporter periplasmic adaptor subunit encodes MATAETTQETQQDSGNPRKRKVMLLGLALIVVLAGVGVWAWHELYGRWNESTDDAYVNGNVVEITPQVTGTVVSIGADDGDLVREGQVLVQFDPNDAEVGLQSAQANLARTVRQVRGLYSNVDGMKAQVHAQEAEVQKAQENYNRRRNLAAGGAISQEELSHARDDLTSAQNALANARQQLKTTSALVDDTVVSSHPDVQAAAAQLRQAFLTNARSTLIAPVTGYVAKRTVQLGQRVQPGTALMAVIPLDQLWIDANFKETQLRDMRIGQPVDIEADLYGSDVKFSGTVDSLGAGTGSAFALLPAQNATGNWIKIVQRVPVRIHINAQELAKHPLRVGLSTLVNVNLHDQSGPVLAQQPPQKASFSTQVYDRQLADADAMITRLIHENSAAASKTAQR; translated from the coding sequence ATGGCAACTGCCGAAACTACTCAAGAAACTCAACAGGACAGCGGCAACCCGCGCAAGCGCAAGGTGATGCTGCTGGGCCTGGCCCTGATTGTCGTTCTCGCCGGCGTAGGTGTCTGGGCATGGCATGAACTGTACGGGCGCTGGAACGAAAGCACTGACGATGCCTACGTCAACGGCAACGTCGTGGAAATCACCCCGCAAGTCACCGGCACGGTGGTGAGCATCGGCGCCGACGACGGCGACTTGGTGCGTGAGGGCCAAGTGCTGGTGCAATTCGATCCGAACGATGCCGAAGTCGGGCTGCAAAGTGCCCAGGCCAACCTCGCCCGCACCGTGCGCCAGGTGCGCGGTCTGTACAGCAACGTCGACGGCATGAAGGCGCAGGTGCATGCCCAGGAAGCCGAAGTGCAGAAGGCCCAGGAGAACTATAACCGGCGCCGGAACCTGGCGGCCGGCGGGGCGATCTCCCAGGAAGAACTGTCCCACGCCCGGGACGACCTGACCTCGGCGCAGAACGCCCTGGCCAATGCCCGGCAACAGCTCAAGACCACCAGCGCCCTGGTGGACGATACCGTGGTGTCGTCGCATCCCGACGTGCAAGCCGCCGCCGCGCAATTGCGCCAGGCTTTCCTGACCAATGCCCGTAGTACCTTGATCGCTCCGGTGACCGGTTATGTCGCCAAGCGCACCGTGCAACTGGGCCAACGGGTGCAACCGGGCACGGCGTTGATGGCGGTGATCCCGCTGGATCAGTTGTGGATCGACGCCAACTTCAAGGAAACCCAACTGCGCGACATGCGCATCGGCCAGCCGGTGGACATCGAAGCCGACCTCTACGGCAGTGATGTGAAGTTCAGCGGCACGGTCGACAGTCTTGGCGCCGGGACCGGTAGTGCGTTTGCCCTGTTGCCGGCGCAGAACGCCACCGGTAACTGGATCAAGATCGTCCAGCGGGTGCCGGTGCGCATTCATATCAATGCCCAAGAGCTGGCCAAGCATCCGTTGCGGGTCGGTCTGTCGACGCTGGTCAACGTCAACTTGCACGACCAGAGCGGCCCGGTATTGGCCCAGCAGCCGCCGCAGAAAGCTTCGTTCAGCACCCAGGTCTATGACCGGCAGCTGGCCGATGCCGACGCGATGATCACGCGCCTGATCCACGAAAACAGCGCCGCGGCGAGCAAGACCGCGCAGCGCTAA